A genomic stretch from Canis lupus familiaris isolate Mischka breed German Shepherd chromosome 17, alternate assembly UU_Cfam_GSD_1.0, whole genome shotgun sequence includes:
- the LOC119877151 gene encoding major facilitator superfamily domain-containing protein 2B isoform X9, whose translation MLVEAQEGAGNCCVSVQVGGLAPVSPPQDSRAGQLSFCTKVCYGIGGMPNQVASSATAFYLQLFLLDVAQIPAAQVSLVLFGGKVSGAAADPVAGFFINRSSRTGSGRLMPWVLGCTPFIAVAYFLLWFLPPFSSLRGLWYTAFYCVFQALATSLQVPYAALTMRLTPCPRERDSATAYRMTMEMAGTLLGAAVHGLLVSGAHRPHPCEDAAPPGPQTRVRDSADATRLYSIAAAVVAMMYPVCSGLLCLGVKERPDSSAPASGQGLSFLAGLGLTVRHPPYLKLVISFLFISAAIQVSAVLSTPLWEWVLQRFGKKTSAFGICVMVPFAILLAAVPTAPVAYVVAFVSGLSIAVSLLLPWSMLPDVVDDFQLQHQHSPGLETIFYSSYVFFTKLSGAGALGISTLSLEFAGYEAGACKQAEQVVVTLKVLIGAVPTCMILTGLCILMAGPAPKVPSQDPSRRLSLQRRTSYSLA comes from the exons ATGCTTGTAGAGGCTCAGGAGGGTGCAGGGAACTGTTGTGTGTCTGTGCAGGTGGGGGGCTTAGCTCCTGTGTCTCCCCCCCAGGACAGCAGAGCTGGCCAGCTCTCATTCTGTACCAAGGTGTGCTATGGCATCGGTGGGATGCCCAACCAGGTGGCCTCCAGCGCCACGGCCTTTTACCTTCAACTCTTCCTGCTTGATGTGGCACAG ATCCCTGCTGCCCAGGTGTCACTTGTCCTGTTTGGAGGGAAGGTGTCTGGGGCAGCCGCCGACCCCGTGGCTGGGTTCTTCATCAACCGAAGCAGTAGGACAGGGTCTGGACGACTCATGCCCTG GGTGCTGGGCTGCACGCCCTTCATCGCCGTGGCCTACTTCCTCCTGTGGTTCCTGCCCCCCTTCAGCAGCCTGCGGGGCCTCTGGTACACGGCCTTCTACTGCGTGTTCCAGGCCCTGGCCACG TCCCTGCAGGTGCCGTACGCGGCGCTCACCATGCGGCTGACCCCCTGCCCGAGGGAGCGGGACTCGGCCACCGCGTACC GGATGACCATGGAGATGGCGGGGACGCTGCTGGGGGCGGCCGTCCACGGCCTGCTGGTGTCCGGCGCCCACCGGCCGCACCCGTGCGAGGACGCGGCGCCCCCCGGGCCGCAGACCCGAGTCCGAGACTCCGCGGACGCG ACTCGTCTCTACTCCATTGCAGCCGCCGTGGTTGCTATGATGTACCCTGTGTGCAGTGGTTTGCTCTGCCTCGGGGTGAAGGAGCGACCAG ACTCCTCTGCCCCAGCCTCGGGCCAAGGCCTGAGCTTCCTGGCTGGTCTGGGCCTCACTGTCCGGCACCCGCCCTACCTGAAGCTGGTGATCTCCTTCCTGTTCATCTCAGCAGCCATTCAG GTCTCGGCTGTGCTGAGCACCCCGCTGTGGGAGTGGGTTCTACAGCGATTTGGGAAAAAGACGTCGGCCTTCGGGATCTGT GTGATGGTGCCTTTTGCAATCCTGTTGGCTGCTGTACCCACAGCACCAGTGGCATATGTGGTGGCCTTTGTATCTGGCCTGAGCATTGCTGTGTCCTTGCTGCTACCCTG GTCCATGCTTCCAGATGTGGTGGATGACTTCCAGCTGCAGCACCAGCACAGCCCAGGCCTGGAGACCATCTTCTACTCCTCCTATGTCTTCTTCACCAAGCTTTCCGGCGCAGGTGCCCTGGGTATCTCCACGCTGAGCCTGGA GTTTGCAGGGTACGAGGCAGGAGCCTGCAAGCAGGCGGAACAGGTGGTGGTGACCCTCAAGGTCCTCATCGGTGCCGTACCCACCTGCATGATCCTCACTGGTCTGTGCATCCTCATGGCTGGCCCGGCCCCAAAGGTGCCCAGCCAGGACCCCTCGCGTCGGCTGAGCCTTCAAAG GAGGACCAGCTACAGCCTCGCTTGA
- the LOC119877151 gene encoding major facilitator superfamily domain-containing protein 2B isoform X8 → MLVEAQEGAGNCCVSVQVGGLAPVSPPQDSRAGQLSFCTKVCYGIGGMPNQVASSATAFYLQLFLLDVAQIPAAQVSLVLFGGKVSGAAADPVAGFFINRSSRTGSGRLMPWVLGCTPFIAVAYFLLWFLPPFSSLRGLWYTAFYCVFQALATVPYAALTMRLTPCPRERDSATAYRMTMEMAGTLLGAAVHGLLVSGAHRPHPCEDAAPPGPQTRVRDSADATRLYSIAAAVVAMMYPVCSGLLCLGVKERPDSSAPASGQGLSFLAGLGLTVRHPPYLKLVISFLFISAAIQVEQSYLVLFCTHASRLHDHVQGVVLTILVSAVLSTPLWEWVLQRFGKKTSAFGICVMVPFAILLAAVPTAPVAYVVAFVSGLSIAVSLLLPWSMLPDVVDDFQLQHQHSPGLETIFYSSYVFFTKLSGAGALGISTLSLEFAGYEAGACKQAEQVVVTLKVLIGAVPTCMILTGLCILMAGPAPKVPSQDPSRRLSLQRRTSYSLA, encoded by the exons ATGCTTGTAGAGGCTCAGGAGGGTGCAGGGAACTGTTGTGTGTCTGTGCAGGTGGGGGGCTTAGCTCCTGTGTCTCCCCCCCAGGACAGCAGAGCTGGCCAGCTCTCATTCTGTACCAAGGTGTGCTATGGCATCGGTGGGATGCCCAACCAGGTGGCCTCCAGCGCCACGGCCTTTTACCTTCAACTCTTCCTGCTTGATGTGGCACAG ATCCCTGCTGCCCAGGTGTCACTTGTCCTGTTTGGAGGGAAGGTGTCTGGGGCAGCCGCCGACCCCGTGGCTGGGTTCTTCATCAACCGAAGCAGTAGGACAGGGTCTGGACGACTCATGCCCTG GGTGCTGGGCTGCACGCCCTTCATCGCCGTGGCCTACTTCCTCCTGTGGTTCCTGCCCCCCTTCAGCAGCCTGCGGGGCCTCTGGTACACGGCCTTCTACTGCGTGTTCCAGGCCCTGGCCACG GTGCCGTACGCGGCGCTCACCATGCGGCTGACCCCCTGCCCGAGGGAGCGGGACTCGGCCACCGCGTACC GGATGACCATGGAGATGGCGGGGACGCTGCTGGGGGCGGCCGTCCACGGCCTGCTGGTGTCCGGCGCCCACCGGCCGCACCCGTGCGAGGACGCGGCGCCCCCCGGGCCGCAGACCCGAGTCCGAGACTCCGCGGACGCG ACTCGTCTCTACTCCATTGCAGCCGCCGTGGTTGCTATGATGTACCCTGTGTGCAGTGGTTTGCTCTGCCTCGGGGTGAAGGAGCGACCAG ACTCCTCTGCCCCAGCCTCGGGCCAAGGCCTGAGCTTCCTGGCTGGTCTGGGCCTCACTGTCCGGCACCCGCCCTACCTGAAGCTGGTGATCTCCTTCCTGTTCATCTCAGCAGCCATTCAG GTGGAGCAGAGCTACCTGGTCTTGTTCTGTACACATGCCTCTAGGCTGCATGATCACGTCCAGGGCGTGGTGCTAACCATCCTG GTCTCGGCTGTGCTGAGCACCCCGCTGTGGGAGTGGGTTCTACAGCGATTTGGGAAAAAGACGTCGGCCTTCGGGATCTGT GTGATGGTGCCTTTTGCAATCCTGTTGGCTGCTGTACCCACAGCACCAGTGGCATATGTGGTGGCCTTTGTATCTGGCCTGAGCATTGCTGTGTCCTTGCTGCTACCCTG GTCCATGCTTCCAGATGTGGTGGATGACTTCCAGCTGCAGCACCAGCACAGCCCAGGCCTGGAGACCATCTTCTACTCCTCCTATGTCTTCTTCACCAAGCTTTCCGGCGCAGGTGCCCTGGGTATCTCCACGCTGAGCCTGGA GTTTGCAGGGTACGAGGCAGGAGCCTGCAAGCAGGCGGAACAGGTGGTGGTGACCCTCAAGGTCCTCATCGGTGCCGTACCCACCTGCATGATCCTCACTGGTCTGTGCATCCTCATGGCTGGCCCGGCCCCAAAGGTGCCCAGCCAGGACCCCTCGCGTCGGCTGAGCCTTCAAAG GAGGACCAGCTACAGCCTCGCTTGA
- the LOC119877151 gene encoding major facilitator superfamily domain-containing protein 2B isoform X7 produces the protein MLVEAQEGAGNCCVSVQVGGLAPVSPPQDSRAGQLSFCTKVCYGIGGMPNQVASSATAFYLQLFLLDVAQIPAAQVSLVLFGGKVSGAAADPVAGFFINRSSRTGSGRLMPWVLGCTPFIAVAYFLLWFLPPFSSLRGLWYTAFYCVFQALATSLQVPYAALTMRLTPCPRERDSATAYRMTMEMAGTLLGAAVHGLLVSGAHRPHPCEDAAPPGPQTRVRDSADATRLYSIAAAVVAMMYPVCSGLLCLGVKERPDSSAPASGQGLSFLAGLGLTVRHPPYLKLVISFLFISAAIQVEQSYLVLFCTHASRLHDHVQGVVLTILVSAVLSTPLWEWVLQRFGKKTSAFGICVMVPFAILLAAVPTAPVAYVVAFVSGLSIAVSLLLPWSMLPDVVDDFQLQHQHSPGLETIFYSSYVFFTKLSGAGALGISTLSLEFAGYEAGACKQAEQVVVTLKVLIGAVPTCMILTGLCILMAGPAPKVPSQDPSRRLSLQRRTSYSLA, from the exons ATGCTTGTAGAGGCTCAGGAGGGTGCAGGGAACTGTTGTGTGTCTGTGCAGGTGGGGGGCTTAGCTCCTGTGTCTCCCCCCCAGGACAGCAGAGCTGGCCAGCTCTCATTCTGTACCAAGGTGTGCTATGGCATCGGTGGGATGCCCAACCAGGTGGCCTCCAGCGCCACGGCCTTTTACCTTCAACTCTTCCTGCTTGATGTGGCACAG ATCCCTGCTGCCCAGGTGTCACTTGTCCTGTTTGGAGGGAAGGTGTCTGGGGCAGCCGCCGACCCCGTGGCTGGGTTCTTCATCAACCGAAGCAGTAGGACAGGGTCTGGACGACTCATGCCCTG GGTGCTGGGCTGCACGCCCTTCATCGCCGTGGCCTACTTCCTCCTGTGGTTCCTGCCCCCCTTCAGCAGCCTGCGGGGCCTCTGGTACACGGCCTTCTACTGCGTGTTCCAGGCCCTGGCCACG TCCCTGCAGGTGCCGTACGCGGCGCTCACCATGCGGCTGACCCCCTGCCCGAGGGAGCGGGACTCGGCCACCGCGTACC GGATGACCATGGAGATGGCGGGGACGCTGCTGGGGGCGGCCGTCCACGGCCTGCTGGTGTCCGGCGCCCACCGGCCGCACCCGTGCGAGGACGCGGCGCCCCCCGGGCCGCAGACCCGAGTCCGAGACTCCGCGGACGCG ACTCGTCTCTACTCCATTGCAGCCGCCGTGGTTGCTATGATGTACCCTGTGTGCAGTGGTTTGCTCTGCCTCGGGGTGAAGGAGCGACCAG ACTCCTCTGCCCCAGCCTCGGGCCAAGGCCTGAGCTTCCTGGCTGGTCTGGGCCTCACTGTCCGGCACCCGCCCTACCTGAAGCTGGTGATCTCCTTCCTGTTCATCTCAGCAGCCATTCAG GTGGAGCAGAGCTACCTGGTCTTGTTCTGTACACATGCCTCTAGGCTGCATGATCACGTCCAGGGCGTGGTGCTAACCATCCTG GTCTCGGCTGTGCTGAGCACCCCGCTGTGGGAGTGGGTTCTACAGCGATTTGGGAAAAAGACGTCGGCCTTCGGGATCTGT GTGATGGTGCCTTTTGCAATCCTGTTGGCTGCTGTACCCACAGCACCAGTGGCATATGTGGTGGCCTTTGTATCTGGCCTGAGCATTGCTGTGTCCTTGCTGCTACCCTG GTCCATGCTTCCAGATGTGGTGGATGACTTCCAGCTGCAGCACCAGCACAGCCCAGGCCTGGAGACCATCTTCTACTCCTCCTATGTCTTCTTCACCAAGCTTTCCGGCGCAGGTGCCCTGGGTATCTCCACGCTGAGCCTGGA GTTTGCAGGGTACGAGGCAGGAGCCTGCAAGCAGGCGGAACAGGTGGTGGTGACCCTCAAGGTCCTCATCGGTGCCGTACCCACCTGCATGATCCTCACTGGTCTGTGCATCCTCATGGCTGGCCCGGCCCCAAAGGTGCCCAGCCAGGACCCCTCGCGTCGGCTGAGCCTTCAAAG GAGGACCAGCTACAGCCTCGCTTGA
- the LOC119877151 gene encoding major facilitator superfamily domain-containing protein 2B isoform X1, producing the protein MAVSAGAPGAPAVEEARPSERSSDSRAGQLSFCTKVCYGIGGMPNQVASSATAFYLQLFLLDVAQIPAAQVSLVLFGGKVSGAAADPVAGFFINRSSRTGSGRLMPWVLGCTPFIAVAYFLLWFLPPFSSLRGLWYTAFYCVFQALATSLQVPYAALTMRLTPCPRERDSATAYRMTMEMAGTLLGAAVHGLLVSGAHRPHPCEDAAPPGPQTRVRDSADATRLYSIAAAVVAMMYPVCSGLLCLGVKERPDSSAPASGQGLSFLAGLGLTVRHPPYLKLVISFLFISAAIQVEQSYLVLFCTHASRLHDHVQGVVLTILVSAVLSTPLWEWVLQRFGKKTSAFGICVMVPFAILLAAVPTAPVAYVVAFVSGLSIAVSLLLPWSMLPDVVDDFQLQHQHSPGLETIFYSSYVFFTKLSGAGALGISTLSLEFAGYEAGACKQAEQVVVTLKVLIGAVPTCMILTGLCILMAGPAPKVPSQDPSRRLSLQRRTSYSLA; encoded by the exons GACAGCAGAGCTGGCCAGCTCTCATTCTGTACCAAGGTGTGCTATGGCATCGGTGGGATGCCCAACCAGGTGGCCTCCAGCGCCACGGCCTTTTACCTTCAACTCTTCCTGCTTGATGTGGCACAG ATCCCTGCTGCCCAGGTGTCACTTGTCCTGTTTGGAGGGAAGGTGTCTGGGGCAGCCGCCGACCCCGTGGCTGGGTTCTTCATCAACCGAAGCAGTAGGACAGGGTCTGGACGACTCATGCCCTG GGTGCTGGGCTGCACGCCCTTCATCGCCGTGGCCTACTTCCTCCTGTGGTTCCTGCCCCCCTTCAGCAGCCTGCGGGGCCTCTGGTACACGGCCTTCTACTGCGTGTTCCAGGCCCTGGCCACG TCCCTGCAGGTGCCGTACGCGGCGCTCACCATGCGGCTGACCCCCTGCCCGAGGGAGCGGGACTCGGCCACCGCGTACC GGATGACCATGGAGATGGCGGGGACGCTGCTGGGGGCGGCCGTCCACGGCCTGCTGGTGTCCGGCGCCCACCGGCCGCACCCGTGCGAGGACGCGGCGCCCCCCGGGCCGCAGACCCGAGTCCGAGACTCCGCGGACGCG ACTCGTCTCTACTCCATTGCAGCCGCCGTGGTTGCTATGATGTACCCTGTGTGCAGTGGTTTGCTCTGCCTCGGGGTGAAGGAGCGACCAG ACTCCTCTGCCCCAGCCTCGGGCCAAGGCCTGAGCTTCCTGGCTGGTCTGGGCCTCACTGTCCGGCACCCGCCCTACCTGAAGCTGGTGATCTCCTTCCTGTTCATCTCAGCAGCCATTCAG GTGGAGCAGAGCTACCTGGTCTTGTTCTGTACACATGCCTCTAGGCTGCATGATCACGTCCAGGGCGTGGTGCTAACCATCCTG GTCTCGGCTGTGCTGAGCACCCCGCTGTGGGAGTGGGTTCTACAGCGATTTGGGAAAAAGACGTCGGCCTTCGGGATCTGT GTGATGGTGCCTTTTGCAATCCTGTTGGCTGCTGTACCCACAGCACCAGTGGCATATGTGGTGGCCTTTGTATCTGGCCTGAGCATTGCTGTGTCCTTGCTGCTACCCTG GTCCATGCTTCCAGATGTGGTGGATGACTTCCAGCTGCAGCACCAGCACAGCCCAGGCCTGGAGACCATCTTCTACTCCTCCTATGTCTTCTTCACCAAGCTTTCCGGCGCAGGTGCCCTGGGTATCTCCACGCTGAGCCTGGA GTTTGCAGGGTACGAGGCAGGAGCCTGCAAGCAGGCGGAACAGGTGGTGGTGACCCTCAAGGTCCTCATCGGTGCCGTACCCACCTGCATGATCCTCACTGGTCTGTGCATCCTCATGGCTGGCCCGGCCCCAAAGGTGCCCAGCCAGGACCCCTCGCGTCGGCTGAGCCTTCAAAG GAGGACCAGCTACAGCCTCGCTTGA